In Haloplanus rubicundus, one DNA window encodes the following:
- a CDS encoding mechanosensitive ion channel family protein translates to MDSVALQQGIPTSGSEIIARYGDALVAFAVTVLVFVVAFVVIYLVGRSVLVRVTKRALGAREFSPAIVSLGSSLAGLFALFGAFALGATIAGFGAILTAFATLTGALALAVGFAAQDLIANFVAGVFIIKDEPFEVGDYIEWSGNGGIVREIQLRVTKLDTFGNEQLTVPNRDLGSAVVKNPVANETLRVDCDFGIEYDADIEDARRCIVEEGAAVDGVLADPEPSAPVTALGDSAVVLNGRVWIDPRETSAGGTRAAFVEAVKTRFDAEGIGMPYPHTELVGTIGVESSGAVPADD, encoded by the coding sequence ATGGATTCCGTAGCGCTGCAACAGGGGATACCGACCAGTGGAAGTGAGATCATCGCGAGATACGGCGACGCCCTCGTCGCGTTCGCCGTGACGGTCCTCGTCTTCGTCGTCGCGTTCGTCGTCATCTACCTCGTCGGCCGGTCGGTGCTGGTCAGGGTGACGAAGCGGGCACTCGGCGCGCGGGAGTTCTCGCCCGCCATCGTGAGCCTCGGATCGAGTCTCGCGGGCCTGTTCGCGCTGTTCGGCGCGTTCGCGCTCGGGGCCACCATCGCGGGGTTCGGCGCCATCCTCACCGCCTTCGCCACCCTGACCGGCGCCCTCGCGCTCGCGGTTGGCTTCGCCGCACAGGACCTCATCGCCAACTTCGTCGCCGGCGTGTTCATCATCAAGGACGAGCCGTTCGAGGTGGGCGACTACATCGAGTGGAGCGGCAACGGCGGCATCGTCCGCGAAATCCAGCTTCGCGTCACGAAACTCGACACCTTCGGGAACGAACAGCTCACCGTCCCCAACCGTGATCTGGGGAGCGCGGTGGTGAAGAACCCGGTCGCCAACGAGACGCTCCGGGTCGACTGCGACTTCGGCATCGAGTACGACGCCGACATCGAGGACGCCCGGCGCTGCATCGTCGAGGAGGGCGCGGCCGTCGACGGCGTGTTGGCCGACCCCGAACCGTCCGCGCCGGTGACGGCGCTCGGCGACTCCGCCGTCGTCCTCAACGGCCGAGTCTGGATCGACCCCCGGGAGACGAGCGCCGGCGGCACACGGGCGGCGTTCGTCGAGGCCGTCAAGACCCGATTCGACGCGGAGGGGATCGGGATGCCGTACCCGCACACCGAACTCGTCGGGACGATTGGCGTCGAGTCGTCCGGTGCGGTGCCGGCCGAC